A single genomic interval of Rhododendron vialii isolate Sample 1 chromosome 3a, ASM3025357v1 harbors:
- the LOC131319323 gene encoding uncharacterized protein LOC131319323 translates to MIKNSRLVQIVREMMENQTQKKAHLHYDHTDACKYSRWTARESYEFMHARPWQRVLDFYSNIVNGHMSLSTLFGTVIHSIHDDGDVESESTSVPTENRTGRWARVTFKIIVSYHGGSFDGWQKQPGLNTVQGLVETSLGRFVDDKKAQQLKDKGSPIEGTSLVAGRTDKGVTALQQVCSFYTWRKDIKPQDIVVAINEAAPGKLRVVSVDEMSRVFHPNFCAKWRRYVYIFPLNDGEEDVEYTNSRDFQGNQIYEFCKHIGEEIIEEFHKDDVGGVECQKKPTTFKISKVNQLLHQLEGKLLSYKVFARDTKASRNIGPPTECFLYHARASETRLPFSDLDGGYTKAMCVELVANRFLRRMVRVLVSTAIREAAAGADDDALIKLMDATCRRATAPPAPPDGLCLVDVGYTDFDPQICLIS, encoded by the coding sequence ACACCGATGCTTGCAAGTACTCTAGGTGGACTGCTAGGGAATCTTATGAATTCATGCATGCTAGGCCATGGCAACGAGTTCTTGATTTCTATTCAAATATCGTTAATGGTCACATGTCATTGTCAACATTGTTTGGAACTGTGATTCATTCTATTCATGATGATGGTGATGTGGAGTCTGAATCTACTAGTGTTCCAACTGAAAACAGAACTGGAAGGTGGGCTAGAGTAACATTCAAAATAATTGTGTCATACCATGGTGGATCCTTTGATGGGTGGCAGAAGCAACCTGGCTTGAATACTGTTCAAGGTTTAGTTGAAACAtctcttggaagatttgttgatGACAAGAAAGCTCAACAATTGAAGGACAAGGGATCACCAATAGAAGGGACGTCTTTAGTTGCTGGGCGCACTGACAAAGGAGTGACAGCTCTTCAACAAGTTTGCTCTTTCTATACTTGGAGGAAGGATATTAAACCTCAAGATATTGTTGTTGCCATTAATGAAGCTGCACCAGGAAAGCTAAGGGTTGTATCTGTTGATGAAATGTCAAGAGTGTTTCATCCTAATTTCTGTGCCAAATGGAGGCGCTATGTGTATATTTTCCCTTTAAATGATGGAGAGGAGGATGTTGAGTATACAAATTCCAGAGACTTTCAAGGCAATCAAATATATGAGTTTTGTAAACACATTGGTGAGGAGATCATTGAAGAGTTTCATAAAGATGATGTCGGTGGTGTTGAATGCCAGAAGAAACCAACGACGTTTAAAATAAGCAAGGTGAACCAACTTTTGCATCAATTagaagggaaattattatcgtATAAGGTGTTTGCACGAGATACTAAAGCTTCTAGAAACATTGGTCCTCCGACTGAGTGCTTCCTCTATCACGCCCGTGCTTCTGAAACCAGATTACCGTTTTCTGATTTGGATGGAGGATACACAAAGGCAATGTGTGTTGAGTTGGTTGCTAACCGTTTTTTAAGGAGGATGGTTCGAGTTCTCGTGTCAACAGCAATTAGGGAAGCAGCAGCTGGTGCAGACGATGATGCATTGATAAAGCTAATGGATGCCACATGCAGACGTGCAACCGCTCCACCAGCACCACCTGATGGCCTTTGCCTTGTTGATGTAGGTTACACAGATTTCGATCCACAAATTTGCCTCATCTCTTGA